From the Cryptomeria japonica chromosome 2, Sugi_1.0, whole genome shotgun sequence genome, one window contains:
- the LOC131869665 gene encoding leucoanthocyanidin dioxygenase-like has product MVVPLTSPTASKGVGITYVGCDSIPTTVVVTSSGSLFSTSERSVLGPLDWFVVAAKVEDGWITPPKPQDTQVRVIDLHALGAQDLQQETIAAISNAAQNWGFFQIVNHGIPSSLISRMQAVGKAFFDLPLAEKELYKSELAGSPIGYGSKLGYSPDAKLDWGDYHHNVTLPPHRRNMSKWPT; this is encoded by the exons ATGGTGGTACCTCTTACCTCGCCGACTGCTTCAAAGGGTGTTGGCATAACTTATGTTGGTTGTGACTCTATACCCACAACGGTTGTTGTTACATCTTCTGGCAGCCTTTTTTCCACTTCGGAAAGATCGGTGTTGGGCCCTTTGGATTGGTTTGTtgtggcagctaaagttgaagatggttGGATTACT CCTCCAAAGCCACAAGACACGCAGGTTCGTGTCATTGATTTGCACGCCTTGGGAGCCCAAGATCTTCAACAAGAGACCATTGCAGCAATCTCAAACGCTGCACAAAACTGGGGATTCTTTCAGATCGTCAATCATGGAATCCCAAGCTCTCTTATTTCTCGCATGCAAGCCGTGGGCAAAGCCTTTTTCGATCTTCCGCTTGCAGAAAAGGAGCTGTATAAAAGTGAACTTGCTGGGAGCCCAATTGGGTATGGAAGCAAGCTAGGATACTCCCCAGATGCTAAATTGGACTGGGGAGATTATCATCACAATGTTACTTTGCCTCCACACAGGAGAAACATGTCTAAATGGCCCACTTAG